A window from Primulina huaijiensis isolate GDHJ02 chromosome 11, ASM1229523v2, whole genome shotgun sequence encodes these proteins:
- the LOC140988474 gene encoding uncharacterized protein, producing MFFADDMVQFAEASTQQLNVILECLNWFCSRSGQKVNRQKSHIFVSRNVEEAVANNLSSISGIPSTTDLGSMSGYHQFMGESLGVRYWCSPCLNPSHYIRYKLAFYRWGYALKLKNNSKLYVGRTEWERKCHLVNWEVCVDPKSKGGLGVKRLHPRNLAFKTKLGWRLMEEKDSFWARVLKGKYMQTAPNGQELQAKQGASNAWQGITKVANFLELGRKVAVRNGKSTCFWIDKWVGNEPLSKFLLKDIDLVERYKKVHEYWIRRIGWNSEALNEMLPTHMKNILVTCIVSNNEDIEDSRCWDKTSKGDSH from the exons ATGTTCTTTGCTGATGATATGGTGCAATTTGCGGAGGCTTCCACACAACAGTTAAATGTCATCCTTGAATGCTTAAATTGGTTCTGCTCGAGGTCTGGACAAAAAGTTAACCGCCAGAAATCACATATTTTTGTCTCTAGAAATGTTGAAGAAGCAGTGGCAAACAACTTATCTTCTATATCAGGGATTCCATCAACGACTGATCTTGGCAGTATGTCGGGGTACCATCAATTCATGGGAGAGTCACTG GGCGTAAGGTATTGGTGCAGTCCGTGCTTAAATCCATCCCACTATATTCGATACAAACTAGCCTTTTACCGGTGGGGATAtgctctgaaattaaaaaacAATTCGAAACTTTATGTGGGGAGGACAGAATGGGAACGCAAATGTCACCTGGTGAACTGGGAAGTTTGTGTGGATCCAAAGTCTAAGGGAGGCCTTGGTGTTAAGAGATTACATCCAAGGAATTTAGCTTTTAAGACAAAGCTTGGTTGGCGGTTAATGGAAGAAAAAGATAGTTTTTGGGCACGAGTCTTGAAGGGCAAGTACATGCAAACTGCTCCAAATGGACAGGAACTCCAGGCTAAACAAGGTGCATCTAATGCATGGCAAGGTATAACCAAGGTTGCAAATTTTTTAGAATTGGGAAGGAAGGTTGCTGTTAGAAATGGAAAATCCACATGCTTTTGGATTGATAAATGGGTGGGAAATGAACCATTGAGCAAATTTCTACTTAAGGACATCGACTTAGTGGAAAGATATAAAAAAGTCCATGAATATTGGATAAGGAGAATAGGTTGGAATTCGGAAGCCTTGAATGAAATGTTGCCTACACATATGAAGAATATATTGGTTACTTGTATTGTGAGTAACAATGAGGATATAGAGGACAGCAGATGCTGGGACAAAACGAGCAAGGGTGATTCCCATTAA
- the LOC140988584 gene encoding mogroside IIIx synthase-like translates to MEKLEQEKFRILVFPYLSFSHVYPFFELAKRLSNRNFHIYFCSSAVNLESIKKTMQKSISDFSIELVELNVPSLPQLPPDLHTTKNLPPNLTSTLMQAFQMSSSSFSEIFNNLKPDLVIYDFFQPWVPKLASSQGIPSVYFATAGAAPFSYFHHLYTYGSTSTFPFQEIYLLDREIVALNALVKPEIKDADQDFSFGIFRMSSEIVLIKGCKGFDGKYMDHLSVLCQKKVVPTGLLVDDCKEDEGNLDILQWLSKKERFSTLFICFGSEHFLSKDQIQEISKGLELCGVNFIWVIKFSAEDKRVTLEEALPRGFLERVNGRGMVVEGWVPQAKILSNPNIGAFASHCGWSSVTESLYYNVPVIAMPARYDQPINARLVVEAGVGVEVVKCENGLFTGEEISKAVRKVFAERSGEDMRFKAWKLSEKIKKEEEQEVDEVAEQILRLCLKNK, encoded by the coding sequence ATGGAGAAATTGGAACAGGAAAAATTTAGAATCTTAGTGTTTCCGTACTTGTCGTTTTCCCATGTATATCCCTTTTTTGAACTAGCCAAAAGGCTCTCAAACAGAAACTTCCACATATATTTTTGTTCTTCTGCTGTCAATCTTGAATCCATCAAGAAAACTATGCAAAAATCAATCAGCGATTTCTCAATTGAACTTGTAGAACTTAACGTGCCATCTTTGCCTCAACTTCCTCCAGATCTCCACACGACCAAGAATTTGCCTCCCAACCTGACATCAACACTTATGCAAGCTTTCCAAATGTCAAGTTCTAGCTTCTCTGAAATCTTCAATAATCTAAAGCCTGATTTGGTGATATATGATTTCTTCCAACCATGGGTTCCAAAGCTTGCTTCATCCCAAGGTATTCCTTCGGTTTACTTTGCAACTGCAGGAGCAGCacctttttcatatttccatcatttATATACATATGGGAGCACTTCTACTTTTCCTTTTCAAGAAATATATCTCCTGGATCGTGAGATAGTCGCGCTAAATGCTCTGGTTAAACCGGAAATCAAAGATGCTGATCAAGATTTTTCATTTGGAATATTTAGGATGTCTAGTGAAATTGTTTTGATCAAGGGGTGTAAAGGGTTTGATGGGAAGTATATGGACCATCTTTCtgttttatgtcaaaaaaaaGTTGTACCTACTGGACTATTGGTCGATGATTGTAAAGAAGATGAAGGAAACTTAGATATTCTGCAATGGCTAAGTAAAAAAGAGCGATTCTCCACTTTGTTCATTTGCTTTGGTAGCGAACACTTCTTGTCTAAGGATCAAATACAAGAAATCTCAAAAGGGTTGGAGCTATGCGGCGTAAATTTCATATGGGTAATAAAATTTTCGGCTGAGGATAAGCGCGTCACCTTAGAAGAGGCGTTGCCTCGAGGATTTCTTGAAAGGGTGAATGGGAGAGGGATGGTTGTGGAGGGATGGGTTCCACAAGCCAAGATTTTGTCGAATCCAAACATAGGTGCTTTTGCTAGTCATTGCGGATGGAGTTCTGTAACAGAAAGCTTGTATTATAATGTTCCAGTTATAGCCATGCCTGCTAGATATGATCAGCCTATAAATGCTAGATTGGTCGTCGAGGCTGGTGTTGGCGTGGAGGTTGTGAAGTGcgaaaacggtctttttacaggGGAAGAGATATCGAAAGCGGTCCGTAAAGTTTTTGCAGAGAGAAGTGGTGAAGATATGAGGTTTAAAGCATGGAAATTGAGCGAGAAGATTAAAAAGGAAGAAGAACAAGAAGTAGATGAAGTAGCAGAGCAGATTTTGAGGCTTTGTTTGAAGAACAAGTAG
- the LOC140988217 gene encoding mogroside IIIx synthase-like produces the protein MEKEQAKFRILMFPYLSYSHVYPYFELAKRLSNRNFHIYFCSSAINLETIKKTMQKQSPTDSSIELVELNVPSLPQLPPDLHTTKNVPPNLTSALLQAFQMSRSSFCEIFNDLKPDLVIYDYFEPWVPKLASSLGVPSVYFSTVGAATFSYFHHLFTHGSVSAFPFKEIYLLEHEKNDVKARIEVEIEDADQDFADGMLRLSSEIVLIKGSKGFDEKHIDHLSVLCQKRIVPVGLLVHDSEGNEENSDILRWLSEKERFSTLFICFGSEYFLSKGQIQEIAKGLELCDVNFIWVVKFSVEDELVTLEEALPQGFLERVKGRGMVVNGWAPQAKILSNPSTGAFASHCGWSSVTESLYYSVPIIAMPIRYDQPINARLVVDAGIGVEVVKGQDSLFTGEELSKSISKIFMERTGEDIRSKTRKLSQKIKEEEEQELGEVAEQIMKLCLKNKKQELA, from the coding sequence ATGGAGAAAGAACAGGCGAAATTCAGAATCTTGATGTTTCCGTACTTGTCTTATTCTCATGTATATCCTTATTTTGAACTAGCCAAAAGGCTCTCCAACAGAAATTTTCACATATACTTTTGTTCTTCTGCTATCAATCTTGAAACCATCAAGAAAACCATGCAAAAACAGTCACCCACTGATTCCTCAATTGAACTTGTGGAACTTAATGTACCATCCTTGCCTCAACTTCCTCCAGATCTCCACACCACCAAGAATGTTCCTCCCAACCTGACATCAGCCCTTTTACAAGCTTTCCAAATGTCAAGATCTAGCTTCTGTGAAATCTTTAATGATTTGAAGCCTGATTTGGTGATATATGATTACTTCGAACCATGGGTTCCAAAGCTTGCTTCATCTCTAGGTGTTCCTTCTGTTTACTTTTCAACTGTGGGAGCAGCAACgttttcgtatttccatcatttATTTACACATGGGAGTGTTTCTGCTTTTCCTTTTAAGGAAATATATCTTTTGGAGCATGAAAAGAACGATGTGAAGGCTCGGATTGAAGTGGAAATCGAAGATGCTGATCAAGATTTTGCCGATGGAATGCTCAGGCTGTCTAGTGAGATTGTTTTGATCAAGGGGTCCAAAGGGTTTGACGAGAAGCATATTGATCATCTTTCTGTTTTGTGTCAAAAAAGAATCGTCCCTGTTGGGCTGTTAGTGCATGATTctgaaggaaatgaagaaaattCTGATATTCTCCGGTGGCTAAGTGAAAAAGAACGATTCTCCACTTTGTTCATTTGCTTTGGCAGTGAATACTTTTTGTCCAAGGGGCAGATACAAGAAATCGCAAAAGGGTTGGAGCTCTGCGACGTAAATTTCATATGGGTAGTAAAATTTTCAGTTGAGGATGAGCTTGTCACCTTAGAAGAGGCATTACCTCAAGGATTTCTTGAAAGGGTGAAAGGGAGAGGGATGGTTGTGAATGGATGGGCACCACAAGCCAAGATTTTGTCAAATCCTAGCACAGGTGCTTTTGCAAGCCACTGTGGTTGGAGTTCTGTGACAGAGAGCTTGTATTATAGCGTTCCGATTATAGCCATGCCGATCAGATATGATCAGCCGATAAATGCTAGGTTGGTCGTGGATGCTGGTATCGGAGTGGAGGTTGTGAAGGGTCAAGACAGTCTTTTTACAGGGGAAGAACTATCGAAATCGATcagtaaaatttttatggaGAGAACTGGTGAAGACATAAGGTCTAAAACAAGAAAATTGAGCCAGAAGATTAAAGAGGAAGAAGAACAAGAATTAGGTGAAGTGGCAGAGCAGATTATGAAGCTTTGTTTGAAGAACAAGAAACAAGAATTAGCATGA
- the LOC140987952 gene encoding uncharacterized protein isoform X2 → MGCGKSKQAVATGNTVTKTKSSNSIKINNPVVEKATEEENVQEFGNVKKNDSPDALIKKVEYTENIETKENKKEKDGADGNGESRADDKVKKVEEGEKFVENEQGKLNSGDHSPRNFLSPIRDQEETIESIISEGISGKSEYYSPRAKGHVHEEKTELNDAVEGEAKAEIKNEEGKKVDEGKEVVIMDETKESDSAVEEKTLDGK, encoded by the exons ATGGGTTGTGGGAAATCAAAGCAGGCTGTGGCGACAGGCAATACTGTTACCAAAACCAAAAGTTCAAATTCCATCAAGATCAATAACCCTGTTGTTGAAAAGGCTACAGAGGAGGAAAATGTTCAAGAATTTGGAAATGTGAAGAAAAATGATAGCCCTGATGCATTAATCAAGAAGGTCGAATATACTGAAAATATTGAgacaaaggaaaataaaaaagaaaaggatgGAGCAGATGGAAACGGAGAATCACGGGCGGATGATAAGGTGAAAAAAGTTGAAGAAGGGGAGAAATTTGTTGAAAATGAACAAGGAAAGCTGAATTCAGGCGATCATTCTCCAAGGAACTTTCTTTCGCCTATACGGGATCAAGAAGAAACCATTGAATCCATTATTTCTGAAGGGATATCTGGGAAATCTGAATACTATTCGCCCCGTGCTAAGGGGCACGTGCATGAGGAGAAAACAGAATTGAATGATGCTGTGGAAGGAGAGGCAAAAGCAGAGATAAAAAATG AAGAAGGAAAAAAGGTTGATGAAGGCAAAGAGGTGGTGATAATGGATGAAACAAAAGAGTCTGACTCCGCAGTCGAAGAGAAGACTCTTGATG GAAAGTGA
- the LOC140987952 gene encoding uncharacterized protein isoform X1 — protein MGCGKSKQAVATGNTVTKTKSSNSIKINNPVVEKATEEENVQEFGNVKKNDSPDALIKKVEYTENIETKENKKEKDGADGNGESRADDKVKKVEEGEKFVENEQGKLNSGDHSPRNFLSPIRDQEETIESIISEGISGKSEYYSPRAKGHVHEEKTELNDAVEGEAKAEIKNEEGKKVDEGKEVVIMDETKESDSAVEEKTLDGTKNLS, from the exons ATGGGTTGTGGGAAATCAAAGCAGGCTGTGGCGACAGGCAATACTGTTACCAAAACCAAAAGTTCAAATTCCATCAAGATCAATAACCCTGTTGTTGAAAAGGCTACAGAGGAGGAAAATGTTCAAGAATTTGGAAATGTGAAGAAAAATGATAGCCCTGATGCATTAATCAAGAAGGTCGAATATACTGAAAATATTGAgacaaaggaaaataaaaaagaaaaggatgGAGCAGATGGAAACGGAGAATCACGGGCGGATGATAAGGTGAAAAAAGTTGAAGAAGGGGAGAAATTTGTTGAAAATGAACAAGGAAAGCTGAATTCAGGCGATCATTCTCCAAGGAACTTTCTTTCGCCTATACGGGATCAAGAAGAAACCATTGAATCCATTATTTCTGAAGGGATATCTGGGAAATCTGAATACTATTCGCCCCGTGCTAAGGGGCACGTGCATGAGGAGAAAACAGAATTGAATGATGCTGTGGAAGGAGAGGCAAAAGCAGAGATAAAAAATG AAGAAGGAAAAAAGGTTGATGAAGGCAAAGAGGTGGTGATAATGGATGAAACAAAAGAGTCTGACTCCGCAGTCGAAGAGAAGACTCTTGATGGTACTAAAAATCTAAGTTAA
- the LOC140987951 gene encoding secreted mono- and diacylglycerol lipase 1-like produces the protein MERRRWLAIAICVYLFGFSSCRELKVTGKHRRNTNYQLATYNHTLAKILVQYASAVYLSDLTELFTWTCSRCDGLTEGFEIMDLIVDVKSCLQGFVGVATDLNATVIAFRGTQERSLQNWVEDLYWKQLDIDYPGVDDAMVHHGFYSAYYNTSLRSGVLNAVQKAKQSYGDTKIMVTGHSMGGAIAAFCGLDLRLSLGDQDIQVMTFGQPRIGNTAFAAYYGQVVPNTFRITNGHDIVPHLPPYYHYFPQKTYHHFAREVWLYKIGFGILIYTVEKVCDNSGEDPTCSRSVSGNSISDHLSYYGIEMGCDAPSGCRIVMDPRVAAYGKTDVDGNFILSRNLSTPVLKQSTEEVTDQGLSM, from the exons ATGGAAAGAAGACGGTGGTTGGCCATTGCAATTTGTGTATATTTGTTTGGATTTTCATCATGTAGag AATTGAAGGTGACGGGGAAGCACAGGCGTAATACCAATTATCAGTTGGCGACGTACAATCATACTCTTGCAAAAATATTGGTTCAATATGCTTCGGCT GTATATTTGTCAGACTTGACTGAGTTGTTTACGTGGACTTGCTCGAGATGCGATGGTCTAACAGAG GGCTTTGAAATAATGGACCTAATTGTGGACGTGAAATCCTGCCTGCAG GGATTTGTTGGGGTTGCGACTGATCTTAATGCCACTGTCATTGCATTCAGAGGAACTCAAGAGCGCAG TTTACAGAATTGGGTGGAAGATTTGTACTGGAAGCAGCTTGATATTGATTACCCTGGAGTTGATGATGCTATG GTGCATCATGGTTTTTATTCTGCTTACTACAACACATCCTTGCGTTCTGGAGTTCTAAATGCTGTCCAAAAGGCAAAGCAGTCATACGGAGACACTAAGATAATGGTTACTGGGCATTCGATGGGAGGGGCGATAGCTGCGTTTTGTGGACTTGATCTTCGT CTCAGTCTTGGAGATCAAGACATTCAGGTTATGACCTTTGGGCAACCTAGGATTGGTAATACTGCTTTTGCAGCATATTACGGCCAGGTGGTGCCAAATACCTTTCGCATCACGAATGGACATGATATTGTGCCTCATTTGCCTCCTTATTACCATTATTTTCCTCAAAAGACGTACCATCACTTTGCGAGAGAG GTCTGGCTTTACAAAATCGGGTTTGGAATTTTGATTTATACGGTGGAGAAGGTCTGTGACAATTCTGGGGAAGATCCAACTTGTAGCAG GTCGGTGAGTGGGAACAGTATATCCGACCATTTGTCATATTACGGCATTGAAATGGGATGTGATGCACCAAGTGGCTGCAGAATTGTGATGGATCCTCGTGTTGCTGCTTATGGAAAAACGGATGTTGATGGGAATTTCATTTTATCCCGGAATCTGTCCACCCCAGTTTTGAAACAGAGTACAGAGGAGGTAACCGATCAGGGCCTTTCTATGTAG